A window of the Brassica napus cultivar Da-Ae chromosome A2, Da-Ae, whole genome shotgun sequence genome harbors these coding sequences:
- the LOC106412330 gene encoding glutamic acid-rich protein-like, with product MELELGMKITRTKDDVSSSTDFRVSRDAFGQVSLSRETESVFILTLHLKGFKKKGIDIDINEEGDRITISGKKKVEEMVLIKWVEWKKETEIQEFKKVFKIPNIVNLDKIKARFSDEDETLTVTFPKKFKGMTGLKIEEETEEKTEPEEEETEEITEPDEEKTEEISEPEEEIKEETIPEEEEEEEKIEEEETKDHEEEIEEKESKPKKKKRKKFCFPCVAGSTLLMSIIVFIIQLIQSKRK from the exons atggaGCTCGAACTAGGTATGAAGATCACTCGAACAAAAGACGATGTCTCTTCCTCTACAGATTTTAGGGTTTCCAGAGATGCTTTTGGTCAGGTGTCGCTTTCTCGAGAAACCGAGTCTGTGTTCATTCTCACTCTCCATCTCAAAG GATTCAAGAAGAAGGGTATTGATATTGATATAAACGAAGAAGGAGATAGGATTACTATAAGTGGAAAGAAGAAAGTAGAAGAAATGGTTTTGATAAAGTGGGTGGAATGGAAGAAGGAAACTGAGATTCAAGAATTCAAGAAAGTGTTTAAGATTCCAAATATCGTGAATCTTGACAAGATCAAAGCTAGGTTTAGTGACGAAGATGAGACTCTAACAGTTACATTTCCCAAGAAATTTAAGGGGATGACTGGTTTGAAGATTGAGgaggaaacagaggaaaaaACAGAGCCAGAAGAGGAGGAAACAGAGGAAATAACAGAGCCAGACGAAGAGAAAACAGAGGAAATatcagaaccagaagaagaaaTCAAAGAGGAAACAATacctgaggaagaagaagaagaagaaaagattgaagaagaagaaacaaaggaTCATGAGGAAgaaattgaagaaaaagaaagtaaacctaaaaagaagaaaagaaaaaagttttgttttccaTGTGTTGCAGGATCTACTCTGCTTATGTCAATTATTGTTTTCATTATTCAATTGATTCAATCCAAAAGAAAATGA